TGTTTGATCTGACTCTTCTTGTCCCTTGTTTACTAGGAGTTGAATGTGGCGGATGGAGGAAACGACTTCTTGCATAAATTGACTCGATTGGGCAATAAGGGAAGAAACATCTTGAACGGATTGTCTAGTTTGTTCGGACAGCTTACGTACTTCTTGAGAGACGACGGAAAATCCACGTCCATGCTCTCCAGCTCTAGCAGCTTCAATAGCGGAATTAAGCGCAAGGAGATTCGTCTGTTCTGCAATTTGTTGTACAAGATTTACAATTTTTTGAATCTCATTTGAAGAGTGACTCAGCTTTTCAATCAACCCTTCCATATCATTCATACCATTACTAATATCTCGAATACGTGACTCCAGTTCTTTCATTCGTTGCTGTCCTTCACTCGCTAACTGAAGGGTCTCTTTGGATTTGTCCGCACTATGCTGGACAGCAATATTCATATCTTGACCGCTAGAAATCAACTGTTCCACCGAAGAAGTGGTTTGCTGGCTTAATGATGCAAGCATAAAGCTAATATCCGCCATTTTCGTTTGGATTTGCTCACGTCCTCGATATTCTTGCTCACGTCGCATATTTTCTTTCTCATAAGATTCAAGTACTACTTGTTGTTCAAAGTTAAACATTTTAGAAACAACAATGCTTGCTTCTAATAATTGCTTCGAATCTAGAATTTGATCAAAAATAATTCTCAATACATGCTCCTGAACATTTTGAAATGCTGCGATATACCATTTCGGCTCCAATCCAATGCGTACATGAACCTCTGCTACTTTAAAGC
This is a stretch of genomic DNA from Brevibacillus laterosporus DSM 25. It encodes these proteins:
- a CDS encoding globin-coupled sensor protein, producing the protein MGKSFLFSSWFRTKSEESSQTKMFKEQIASSQVSMNIKHSEIETQMKMIRLSQEDLKIAKALQPIIATHIHDIAKTFYKTILSVPHLKQILTKHSTVERLAKSLELHLMDMFDGHINDGFLRKRFKVAEVHVRIGLEPKWYIAAFQNVQEHVLRIIFDQILDSKQLLEASIVVSKMFNFEQQVVLESYEKENMRREQEYRGREQIQTKMADISFMLASLSQQTTSSVEQLISSGQDMNIAVQHSADKSKETLQLASEGQQRMKELESRIRDISNGMNDMEGLIEKLSHSSNEIQKIVNLVQQIAEQTNLLALNSAIEAARAGEHGRGFSVVSQEVRKLSEQTRQSVQDVSSLIAQSSQFMQEVVSSIRHIQLLVNKGQEESDQTEVALNQIVISMQTSITEIDRATTKMAQFIEDVEMIGNSTYKVSESAQSLNQLQDELEQQGNR